Sequence from the Streptomyces sp. R33 genome:
GGTCCGGCCCCGGGCCGAGTAGGGCCACGGCCGGCCGCAGGGCCGTGGAGTACGGCCGCGTACTGCGGACGCGGTATGCGGCGTATAAAGACGCGGGACCTGGGGGCGACGCAGCGCCGCCCCGGCGTACGGAAGGCTGAAGGCCCGCGGCCTTCAGGCCCAGCCCCGCGCACGCCACAGCAGAGAGATCCCAACCCATGTCCTGGCTGTCCCGCTTCAGCCTGGCGCAGAGAGCGCTGGTCGGCCTCGTGTCGATCACCGCACTGCTCTTCGGCGCCATAGCCATCCCGCAGCTCAAGCAGCAGCTGCTGCCGTCCATCGAACTGCCGATGGTGTCCGTGCTCGCGCCGTACCAGGGCGCCTCGCCCGACGTGGTGGAGAAGCAGGTCATCGAACCGATCGAGGCCACGCTCAAGGGCGTCGACGGCATCACCGGCATCACCTCCACCGCCAGCGAGGGCAACGCCCTCATCATGGCCAAGTTCGACTACGGCGACAGCGGCACCAAGCAGCTCGTCGCCGACGTCCAGCAGGCCGTGAACCGGGCGCGCGTACGGCTGCCCGCCGAGGTGGACCCGCAGGTCGTGGCCGGTTCCACCGACGACATCCCGACCGTCGTCCTCGCCGTCACCTCGGACAAGGACCAGCAGGCGCTCGCCGACCAGCTGAACCGTTCCGTCGTCCCCGTCCTCGAGGACATCGAGGGCGTCGGCCAGGTCAGCGTCGACGGGGTCCAGGACCTCCAGATCGCCGTCACCCCCGACAACGCCAAGCTCGCGGCGGCCGGCCTCGACGGCGCCGCCCTCGCGCAGGGCCTCCAGGCGGGCGGCGCGACCGTCCCCGCCGGCTCCTTCGACGAGGCGGGCAAGAACCGGACCGTCCGCGTCGGCGGCGGCTACACCTCCCTCGCCCAGCTCGAGGACCTGCGCCTGAGCGCCGGCCCCGGCAAGCCGGCCGTGCGCCTGGCCGACGTCGCCACCGTCAAGCAGGAGCCCGCCAAGGCCGTCTCCATCACCCGCACCAACGGCAAGCCCAGCCTCGCCCTCGTCCTCACCATGGACAAGGACGGCAGCGCCGTCGCGATCTCCGACGCCGTCCAGGACAAGCTGCCCGAGCTGCGCACCGCGCTCGGCGCCGGCGCCGAGCTGACCGTCGTCAGCGACCAGGGCCCGCCCGTCGCCAAGTCCATCTCCAGCCTCACCACCGAGGGCCTGCTCGGCCTGCTCTTCGCGGTGATCGTGATCCTGGTCTTCCTGGCCTCGCTGCGCTCGACGCTGGTCACCGCGGTCTCCATCCCGCTGTCCGTGGTCCTCGCGCTGATCGTGCTGTGGACCCGCGACCTGTCGCTCAACATGCTGACCCTGGGCGCGCTCACCATCGCCATCGGCCGCGTCGTCGACGACTCGATCGTGGTCCTGGAGAACATCAAGCGCCACCTCGGCTACGGCGAGGAGCGCGAGGCCGCCATCATCACCGCGGTCAAGGAGGTCGCCGGCGCGGTCACCTCCTCCACGCTCACCACCGTCGCCGTCTTCCTGCCGATCGCCTTCGTCGGCGGCATGGTCGGCGAGTTCTTCGGCCCGTTCTCCCTCACCGTCGCCGCGGCCCTGCTGGCCTCGCTGATCGTCTCCCTGACGGTCGTGCCGGTGCTCTCCTACTGGTTCCTGCGCGCGCCGAAGGGCGTGGTGGCCGGCGACCCCGAGAGTGCGGCGAAGGCGCGGCGCGAAGCCGAGGAGAAGGAGGCGAAGAGCCGTCTCCAGCGGTTCTACGTACGGGCCCTGGGGCTGGTCACCCGCCGCCGGA
This genomic interval carries:
- a CDS encoding efflux RND transporter permease subunit, with amino-acid sequence MSWLSRFSLAQRALVGLVSITALLFGAIAIPQLKQQLLPSIELPMVSVLAPYQGASPDVVEKQVIEPIEATLKGVDGITGITSTASEGNALIMAKFDYGDSGTKQLVADVQQAVNRARVRLPAEVDPQVVAGSTDDIPTVVLAVTSDKDQQALADQLNRSVVPVLEDIEGVGQVSVDGVQDLQIAVTPDNAKLAAAGLDGAALAQGLQAGGATVPAGSFDEAGKNRTVRVGGGYTSLAQLEDLRLSAGPGKPAVRLADVATVKQEPAKAVSITRTNGKPSLALVLTMDKDGSAVAISDAVQDKLPELRTALGAGAELTVVSDQGPPVAKSISSLTTEGLLGLLFAVIVILVFLASLRSTLVTAVSIPLSVVLALIVLWTRDLSLNMLTLGALTIAIGRVVDDSIVVLENIKRHLGYGEEREAAIITAVKEVAGAVTSSTLTTVAVFLPIAFVGGMVGEFFGPFSLTVAAALLASLIVSLTVVPVLSYWFLRAPKGVVAGDPESAAKARREAEEKEAKSRLQRFYVRALGLVTRRRIATLVVAVVVLIATFGMAPLLKTNFFDQGEQSVLTVKQQLPPGTSLAASDAAGRRVEKALTEVKGVKDYQVTVGSSGFLAAFGGGTGSNQASYQVTLEDSGDSEGVKKRIEDALGKLDGIGDTSISAGGGFGSQNLSVVVKAGDAAVLAQAAEQVRAEVATLDDVTDVQSDLSQSVPRISVTATPKAAEAGLNQAALGAIVAQAVRGNPAGKAVLDNTERDIVIKSAQPATTLAELQALPVGPVKLGDVAEVKEVPGPVSMTRIDGARAATVTAKPVGDNTGAIGAALQTKISALDLPDGATATIGGVSEDQGEAFASLGLAMLAAIAIVFMLLVATFRSLIQPLVLLVSIPFAATGALGLLLVTGTPLGVPAMIGMLMLIGIVVTNAIVLIDLVNQYRAQGLGVVEAVIEGGRHRLRPILMTALATIFALLPMALGVTGEGGFISQPLAVVVIGGLVSSTLLTLLLVPTLYTMIELRKERRRARREARRTARLRVVPSPDESSDEESPVTV